From the genome of Rhodohalobacter sp. SW132, one region includes:
- a CDS encoding histidine kinase dimerization/phosphoacceptor domain -containing protein encodes MIIEKEIKAAQPSSETGLNELRDRMMSILKTGSDICEATTSLIFIHEDSVIRILASDGDGEEHVVSAAQKISGVLDPENGLSVIENVREHHKFASLLSDEELEKVKFYTGTLFRNEAGNNIGAFCICDSNPRELSEIQKQQLGVIADGVNANLMLYNQTELSNENSRKLKISSALLKNSADITFLLEPETGEIAHVSIGVRKVLGYSPDMLQGIPFSEIVETDELEGDKIEELFSIEKQHRGRYTTSIRLKDRENQKRWFQCNFSADENHWYVTATDISDKKEAEQGVYDLRDKLKKVVSVATDLIYNLNWESGELSWGDELTNVLGYPNTEKFVNYDWWLDKIHPDDLKRVIHDVELTVEGESRKMKLVYRIRTFDGSYKYVMNRVYVDRNEDGTPEDIIGAIVDISELTEIEEQSKSNKKLLEQNKILLAEIHHRVKNNLAVVSGMLILQALNETDEQVQKKLYASTGRIKTMATIHELLYKSSNFVELKIDENIEQIITSLVGTFDVSVDLDISYNMKPVELNIDDALPCSLIVNEVITNILKYAYNDGDSGLVEVFLIEEDETVTLKIRDDGKGLPKDFNDEGNGNTLGMVLIQTLTKQLNGEYSYTSLDRGVEFKLVFNKSAVKDIDSNSMK; translated from the coding sequence ATAGAGAAGGAAATAAAAGCTGCCCAACCATCTTCAGAAACAGGGTTGAATGAGCTCAGGGACCGGATGATGTCGATCCTGAAAACCGGTTCAGATATTTGTGAAGCGACTACCTCACTGATTTTCATCCATGAGGATTCAGTTATCAGGATACTGGCATCCGATGGAGATGGTGAAGAACACGTAGTTTCTGCTGCCCAAAAGATTTCGGGCGTTTTGGATCCGGAAAATGGTCTGTCGGTCATTGAAAATGTTCGGGAACATCATAAGTTTGCCTCCCTGTTGTCTGATGAGGAATTGGAGAAGGTTAAATTCTATACCGGGACACTTTTCAGAAATGAGGCCGGCAACAACATTGGCGCATTTTGTATATGTGACTCCAACCCCCGTGAGCTTTCAGAGATTCAGAAGCAGCAGCTTGGGGTGATTGCTGACGGAGTAAATGCCAATCTTATGCTCTATAATCAAACGGAATTGTCGAATGAGAATAGCAGAAAACTCAAGATTTCTTCAGCATTACTTAAAAACTCAGCAGATATAACTTTTCTTCTGGAGCCTGAAACAGGGGAAATTGCCCATGTTAGTATTGGAGTGAGAAAAGTATTGGGATATTCACCGGATATGCTGCAGGGAATACCATTTTCTGAAATTGTGGAGACGGATGAACTTGAGGGGGATAAAATTGAAGAATTGTTTTCAATTGAAAAACAACACAGAGGGCGTTACACTACCTCGATCCGCCTTAAAGATCGCGAAAACCAGAAGAGATGGTTCCAGTGTAATTTCTCTGCTGATGAGAACCACTGGTATGTAACAGCTACGGATATCAGCGATAAAAAAGAAGCGGAGCAGGGGGTTTATGATCTTAGAGATAAACTTAAAAAAGTTGTTTCAGTTGCTACAGACCTCATTTACAATCTGAATTGGGAGTCAGGTGAACTTTCCTGGGGAGATGAGTTAACAAATGTACTCGGGTATCCAAATACGGAAAAATTTGTGAACTATGATTGGTGGCTTGATAAAATCCATCCCGATGATCTAAAACGGGTGATTCATGATGTGGAACTCACAGTGGAGGGGGAAAGCCGGAAAATGAAGCTTGTATACCGGATCAGAACGTTTGATGGATCTTATAAATATGTTATGAACCGCGTGTATGTGGATCGCAATGAAGACGGTACGCCGGAAGATATCATTGGAGCCATTGTGGACATAAGTGAATTGACTGAAATTGAAGAGCAATCAAAAAGCAATAAAAAATTACTGGAACAGAATAAGATCTTACTGGCAGAGATTCATCACCGGGTAAAAAATAACCTTGCCGTTGTGTCCGGAATGCTGATCCTGCAGGCTTTAAATGAAACGGATGAGCAGGTTCAGAAAAAACTATATGCCAGTACCGGGCGAATCAAAACAATGGCAACTATCCATGAACTGCTTTATAAGTCTTCAAACTTTGTAGAACTGAAAATTGATGAAAATATTGAACAGATTATCACCAGTTTAGTGGGGACATTCGACGTTTCTGTTGATCTGGATATATCGTATAACATGAAACCGGTTGAATTGAATATCGATGATGCACTTCCCTGCTCACTCATTGTAAACGAAGTCATTACAAATATTCTTAAATATGCATACAATGACGGGGATTCAGGATTAGTGGAAGTTTTCCTGATCGAGGAAGATGAAACCGTGACGCTGAAAATCAGGGATGATGGAAAGGGCCTGCCGAAAGATTTTAACGATGAAGGAAACGGAAACACTCTTGGAATGGTGCTGATTCAAACGCTTACAAAACAGCTTAATGGCGAATATTCTTATACATCACTGGATCGCGGTGTGGAATTCAAGCTTGTCTTCAATAAATCAGCCGTAAAAGATATAGATTCAAATAGTATGAAATAG